A stretch of the Neisseria sp. DTU_2020_1000833_1_SI_GRL_NUU_006 genome encodes the following:
- a CDS encoding cytochrome c biogenesis protein ResB, whose translation MRFAVALLSLLGVASVIGTVLQQNQPQVNYVVKFGPFWSQIFNFLGLYDVYASAWFVVIMMFLVISTSLCLIRNVPPFLCEIKSFRENAKEKSLAAMRHSTVLEGKMSSEIARRYLEVQGFSCKTVTREDGSVLVAAKKGAMNKWGYIFAHTALIVICLGGLIDSNLLLKIGMLTGRVVPDNHSVYAKDFKPESILGTSNLSFRGNVNITEGQSADVVFLNADNGMLVQDLPFEVKLKKFHIDFYNTGMPRDFASDLEITDKESGKKSEHTIRVNHPLTLHGITIYQASFADGGSDLKFKAWNLGNPSREPVTLRATSMRDFPLDIGNTSYKLEFDQFTSINVEDMSKSSEKEQTLQSAINDVRAVSQENKKYTNIGPSVVYRIRDKAGQAVEYKNYMLPVKQEQDYFFITGTRTGLEQQYRWLRIPADKTFKPDTFMAMRELLKDEAARKAVIRNATLNAPDNIREQFTLAAENTLGIFAKGGYLALDEFITKNIPKEQQEKMQGYFYEMLFGVMNAVLEETIQKYKLPAWPQDEARNRFLLHSMDAYTGLTEYPAPMLLQLDGFEEVRSSGLQMTRSPGAFLVYLGSVLLVLGTIFMFYIREKRAWVLFSDDHIRFAMSSSRNERDLQKEFPQHTQSLQRLAKDLNHDA comes from the coding sequence ATGCGTTTTGCCGTTGCCCTGCTCAGTCTTCTGGGCGTCGCTTCGGTTATCGGGACGGTGTTGCAGCAAAACCAGCCGCAGGTCAATTATGTTGTGAAATTCGGTCCGTTTTGGTCGCAGATTTTCAACTTTTTAGGCTTGTACGATGTTTATGCGTCCGCTTGGTTTGTGGTCATCATGATGTTTTTGGTGATATCGACCAGTTTGTGCCTGATTCGCAATGTTCCGCCTTTTCTCTGCGAAATCAAATCATTCCGTGAAAACGCTAAAGAAAAATCATTGGCGGCGATGCGCCATTCGACTGTGTTGGAAGGCAAGATGTCGTCTGAAATCGCCCGGCGTTATCTCGAAGTACAAGGCTTCAGCTGCAAAACCGTAACGCGCGAAGACGGATCGGTTTTAGTTGCTGCTAAAAAAGGGGCGATGAACAAGTGGGGCTATATTTTTGCCCATACCGCGCTGATTGTGATTTGCTTGGGCGGCTTGATAGACAGCAACCTCCTGCTGAAAATCGGTATGCTGACCGGACGCGTCGTACCGGACAATCATTCCGTCTATGCCAAAGACTTCAAACCGGAAAGCATTTTGGGTACGTCGAACCTGTCGTTCCGCGGCAATGTGAACATTACCGAAGGGCAAAGCGCGGACGTGGTCTTCCTCAATGCCGACAACGGGATGCTGGTTCAGGATTTGCCGTTTGAAGTGAAGCTGAAGAAATTCCACATCGACTTTTACAATACCGGGATGCCGCGTGATTTTGCCAGCGATTTGGAAATTACCGACAAGGAAAGCGGCAAAAAATCCGAACACACCATCCGCGTCAACCATCCGCTAACGCTGCACGGCATCACCATCTATCAAGCGAGCTTTGCCGACGGCGGCTCCGATTTGAAGTTCAAAGCCTGGAATTTGGGTAATCCCAGCCGCGAGCCGGTAACGCTCAGGGCGACATCTATGCGCGACTTCCCGCTCGACATCGGCAATACGTCCTACAAACTGGAGTTTGACCAATTCACGTCCATAAACGTGGAAGACATGAGCAAGTCGTCTGAAAAAGAGCAAACCCTGCAATCAGCGATTAACGACGTGCGCGCCGTCTCTCAAGAAAACAAAAAATACACCAACATCGGCCCATCCGTTGTTTACCGAATCCGCGACAAAGCGGGTCAGGCTGTCGAATATAAAAACTATATGCTGCCCGTTAAGCAGGAACAGGATTATTTCTTCATCACCGGTACGCGCACAGGTCTGGAACAGCAATACCGTTGGCTGCGCATTCCTGCCGATAAAACTTTCAAACCCGACACCTTCATGGCGATGCGCGAACTCTTGAAAGACGAAGCCGCACGCAAAGCCGTCATCCGCAACGCGACCTTGAACGCGCCCGACAACATCCGCGAGCAATTCACCCTTGCCGCCGAAAACACCTTGGGCATTTTTGCGAAAGGCGGCTATTTGGCGTTGGACGAATTTATCACCAAAAACATCCCCAAAGAGCAGCAGGAAAAAATGCAGGGATATTTTTACGAAATGCTGTTCGGTGTCATGAACGCCGTATTGGAAGAAACCATCCAAAAATACAAGCTGCCCGCATGGCCTCAAGACGAAGCGCGCAACCGCTTCCTGCTGCACAGCATGGACGCCTATACCGGCCTGACCGAATACCCCGCCCCCATGCTCCTGCAACTGGACGGCTTTGAAGAAGTCCGCTCCTCCGGCTTGCAAATGACCCGTTCGCCCGGTGCATTTTTAGTCTATTTAGGCTCTGTTTTGCTGGTTCTCGGCACGATATTTATGTTCTACATCCGCGAGAAACGCGCGTGGGTCCTGTTTTCAGACGACCACATCCGCTTTGCCATGTCTTCCAGCCGCAACGAGCGCGACCTGCAAAAAGAGTTTCCGCAACATACACAAAGCCTGCAACGACTGGCGAAAGATTTGAACCATGACGCATAA
- the ccsB gene encoding c-type cytochrome biogenesis protein CcsB, with translation MTHNHNPLPEHELLTHKSFLKSLNTVDCLFALLTAAGAFFAQTRIQHTMDIYEMVILWASAGITVFLGWFFKPMRWFAPLCAVLAYGAVMLYDGEITHSDGFLLKYFLSSQSAIMWQCAFVFFALFAYITGAVLAQRKNVATNTLLGMGSVFAWVSAVAGFTGLLVRWHESYLLRPDAGHIPVSNLYEVFILFLVITALMYLYYEARFAVQKLGGFVFSFMAIVVGFVLWYSFSREAHTIQPLIPALQSWWMKIHVPANFIGYGAFCIAAMLGIAELRALRNENAGKKSSLPPSQVIEEVMYKAIAVGFLFFTIATILGALWAADAWGRYWSWDPKETWAFIVWLNYAVWLHLRLVAGWRGKILAWWAVIGLFVTAFAFIGVNMFLSGLHSYGTL, from the coding sequence ATGACGCATAACCATAACCCCCTACCCGAACACGAGCTGCTGACGCACAAATCGTTCCTCAAGTCCCTGAATACGGTCGACTGCCTATTCGCCCTCCTGACCGCAGCCGGCGCATTCTTCGCCCAAACCCGCATTCAGCACACCATGGACATCTACGAAATGGTGATTTTGTGGGCAAGCGCGGGCATAACCGTCTTTTTAGGCTGGTTTTTCAAACCCATGCGCTGGTTTGCCCCCTTGTGTGCCGTCCTCGCATACGGCGCCGTCATGCTCTACGATGGCGAAATCACGCATTCCGACGGCTTCCTGCTCAAATACTTCCTCAGCAGCCAGTCCGCGATTATGTGGCAATGCGCCTTCGTCTTCTTCGCGCTCTTCGCCTACATCACCGGCGCCGTGTTGGCACAACGCAAAAACGTCGCCACCAACACCCTGCTCGGCATGGGTTCCGTATTCGCCTGGGTGTCTGCCGTCGCAGGCTTTACCGGACTTTTAGTGCGCTGGCACGAAAGCTACCTCCTGCGCCCTGACGCAGGACACATCCCCGTTTCCAACCTCTACGAAGTCTTCATCCTCTTCCTCGTCATCACCGCTCTGATGTACCTCTACTACGAAGCCCGTTTCGCCGTACAAAAACTCGGCGGCTTCGTCTTCAGCTTCATGGCGATCGTCGTCGGCTTCGTCCTTTGGTACAGCTTTTCCCGCGAAGCACACACCATCCAACCCCTGATTCCCGCCCTGCAATCATGGTGGATGAAAATCCACGTCCCCGCCAACTTCATCGGCTACGGCGCATTCTGTATCGCCGCCATGCTCGGCATCGCCGAACTTCGGGCATTGAGAAACGAAAACGCCGGCAAAAAATCATCGCTGCCGCCTTCGCAAGTCATCGAAGAAGTCATGTACAAAGCCATCGCCGTCGGCTTTCTGTTCTTCACCATCGCCACTATCCTCGGCGCACTGTGGGCAGCCGACGCATGGGGACGCTACTGGAGCTGGGACCCGAAAGAAACTTGGGCATTCATTGTCTGGCTCAACTACGCCGTCTGGCTGCACCTGCGCCTCGTCGCCGGCTGGCGCGGCAAAATCCTCGCATGGTGGGCAGTCATCGGACTGTTCGTTACCGCCTTTGCCTTCATCGGCGTCAACATGTTCCTGAGCGGCCTGCACTCTTACGGCACCTTGTAA
- a CDS encoding patatin-like phospholipase family protein — protein MKSSFSSVFRTALTVSSVLILSACPSNTSPVNPPRHNTQITPPPKPQAVVALALGGGASKGFAHIGIIKVLKQNGIPVKIVTGTSAGAIVGSLYASGASPDRLELEAEILGSTDLVDLTLSTSGFIKGQKLQDYINRKVGNRPIQDFPIKFAAVATDFESSKAVAFNRGNAGQAVRASAAIPNVFQPVLIGGRRYVDGGLTQPVPVSAAKKQGANFIIAVDISDRPSKNLEQGFFSYLDQSINVMSQSALQHELSQANVVIHPQVLDLGAVGGFSQKQRAIAEGERAAKAAIPEIRRKLAAYRY, from the coding sequence ATGAAATCCTCCTTTTCCTCCGTTTTCCGTACCGCGCTGACCGTCTCTTCCGTCCTAATCCTCAGCGCGTGTCCAAGCAACACTTCCCCTGTCAACCCGCCGCGGCACAACACCCAAATCACCCCTCCCCCCAAACCGCAGGCAGTCGTTGCCTTAGCACTCGGCGGCGGCGCATCCAAAGGGTTTGCCCATATCGGCATCATCAAAGTCCTCAAACAAAACGGCATCCCCGTCAAAATCGTTACCGGTACGTCGGCAGGCGCCATCGTCGGCAGCCTGTATGCCTCCGGCGCAAGTCCCGACCGTTTGGAATTGGAAGCCGAAATTCTCGGCTCAACCGATTTGGTCGATCTGACCCTATCCACCAGCGGCTTTATCAAAGGACAAAAACTGCAAGACTACATCAACCGCAAAGTCGGCAACCGCCCGATTCAAGACTTCCCGATTAAATTCGCCGCCGTCGCCACCGACTTCGAATCTTCCAAAGCCGTCGCCTTCAACCGCGGCAATGCCGGACAGGCAGTCCGCGCATCCGCCGCCATCCCCAACGTGTTCCAACCCGTCCTGATCGGCGGCCGTCGATACGTTGACGGCGGACTGACCCAGCCCGTACCCGTCAGCGCGGCAAAAAAACAGGGAGCAAACTTCATCATCGCCGTTGATATTTCCGACCGGCCGTCTAAAAACCTCGAACAAGGCTTTTTCTCCTACCTCGACCAATCGATCAACGTCATGTCGCAATCCGCCCTGCAACATGAATTGAGCCAAGCAAATGTCGTTATCCATCCCCAAGTCTTGGACTTAGGCGCAGTCGGCGGCTTCAGCCAAAAACAACGTGCGATCGCCGAGGGGGAGCGTGCCGCGAAAGCCGCTATTCCTGAAATACGGCGCAAACTGGCAGCTTACCGCTACTAA
- a CDS encoding pitrilysin family protein, producing the protein MLSRYVFLSACLLSCATFAQTLSQTLPNGLKIIVKEDRRAPVAVSQIWYKVGSVDEKPGKSGLSHALEHMMFKGTPSVPSGEYSSRIARLGGDDNAYTNRSETVYYANIASANLPEVLKLEADRMHNLNFSDKEFANEMNVIREERRQRTEDDAGGKMWEQIYLNSFTLPSMKASVIGYMEDLHTLRADDLRAWYKQFYAPNNAVLVIVGDVDAKQTLRTAAGLFGKIPRKSLPERNNLKAEPVKRAPSFAQASSPVTRQPLVATSWRVPALSRLNDKLPYALDVLTDVLAGNTSSRLDKNLVRGKQTALSANAHYDLLSREMPLFGVFGMPAENVSAETLLTQMKSEIKDIADNGISKEELDRIKAQALAGEIYARDSMVSQASLMGRLEARGFKYSDEAAIRRRIQAVTAEEVQKAAQMLTDDRSSTVIIMPESAPPAPADYTAVKKPEKQ; encoded by the coding sequence ATGCTGAGCCGTTACGTTTTTCTATCTGCCTGCCTCCTCTCTTGCGCCACCTTCGCACAAACCTTGTCCCAAACCCTGCCCAACGGTCTGAAAATCATCGTCAAAGAAGACCGCCGCGCACCTGTCGCCGTTTCCCAGATTTGGTACAAAGTCGGCAGCGTGGATGAGAAACCGGGCAAAAGTGGATTAAGCCACGCCTTAGAACACATGATGTTCAAAGGTACGCCTTCCGTACCATCAGGCGAATACAGCAGCCGCATCGCTCGTTTGGGCGGCGATGACAATGCCTATACCAACCGCAGCGAAACGGTATATTACGCCAATATCGCCTCTGCCAACTTGCCCGAAGTCCTCAAACTTGAAGCCGACCGGATGCACAACCTCAATTTCAGCGATAAAGAGTTCGCTAACGAAATGAACGTTATCCGAGAAGAACGCCGCCAGCGTACAGAAGACGATGCCGGCGGGAAGATGTGGGAGCAAATCTACCTGAACAGCTTCACCCTGCCCTCCATGAAAGCCTCCGTTATCGGCTATATGGAAGACCTGCACACCTTGCGTGCCGACGATTTGCGTGCTTGGTACAAACAATTTTACGCACCCAATAATGCCGTTTTGGTCATCGTCGGCGATGTCGATGCCAAACAGACCCTGCGCACGGCGGCAGGATTGTTCGGCAAAATACCGCGTAAATCTTTGCCTGAACGGAACAACCTGAAAGCCGAACCGGTCAAACGCGCCCCTTCCTTTGCCCAAGCTTCCTCTCCCGTAACCCGTCAACCGTTGGTTGCCACCAGCTGGCGCGTTCCCGCCCTCTCACGCCTTAACGACAAGCTGCCTTACGCCTTGGATGTCCTGACCGACGTTTTGGCGGGCAACACCTCCAGCCGTTTGGACAAAAACCTCGTACGCGGTAAACAGACCGCATTAAGCGCAAATGCCCATTACGACCTGCTCAGCCGCGAAATGCCGCTTTTCGGCGTATTTGGAATGCCTGCTGAAAACGTATCCGCCGAGACCCTGCTTACGCAGATGAAGTCCGAAATCAAAGACATCGCCGACAACGGCATCAGCAAAGAAGAACTCGACCGCATCAAAGCACAGGCATTGGCGGGCGAAATCTACGCGCGCGACTCCATGGTTTCACAAGCTTCGCTGATGGGTCGTTTGGAAGCGCGCGGGTTCAAATATTCCGATGAAGCCGCAATCCGCCGCCGCATACAGGCCGTAACCGCCGAAGAAGTTCAAAAAGCCGCACAAATGCTGACGGACGACCGTTCAAGTACCGTCATCATCATGCCGGAATCCGCCCCTCCCGCACCGGCAGACTATACGGCAGTAAAAAAGCCTGAAAAACAATGA
- the gdhA gene encoding NADP-specific glutamate dehydrogenase, with translation MTDLNALFANLKQRNPNQEPFHQAVEEVFMSLGPFLAKNPKYTQQNLLERIVEPERVIMFRVTWVDDKGQVQVNRGYRIQMSSAIGPYKGGLRFHPTVDLGVLKFLAFEQVFKNALTTLPMGGGKGGSDFDPKGKSDAEVMRFCQAFMNELYRHIGPNTDVPAGDIGVGGREIGFLFGQYKKIRNEFASVLTGKGLEWGGSLIRPEATGYGTVYFAQSMLQTRGDSIEGKRVLISGSGNVAQYAAEKAIQLGAKVLTVSDSNGFVLFPDSGMTEDQLAALIELKEVRRERVSTYAKEQGLKYFENQKPWGVAAEVALPCATQNELDEEAAKTLLANGCYVVAEGANMPSTLGAVEQFVKAGILYAPGKASNAGGVATSGLEMSQNAVRLAWSREEVDQRLFDIMQSIHESCLKYGTENGKTNYVNGANIAGFVKVADAMLAQGIV, from the coding sequence ATGACCGATTTGAACGCCTTGTTTGCCAACCTCAAACAACGTAACCCCAATCAAGAGCCGTTTCACCAAGCGGTTGAAGAAGTATTCATGAGCTTGGGTCCGTTTTTGGCAAAAAACCCGAAATACACCCAACAAAACCTGCTTGAACGCATCGTCGAACCTGAGCGCGTCATTATGTTCCGCGTCACTTGGGTGGACGACAAAGGACAAGTCCAAGTCAACCGCGGTTACCGCATTCAAATGAGCTCCGCCATCGGTCCTTACAAAGGCGGCTTGCGTTTCCACCCGACCGTCGATTTGGGCGTATTGAAATTCCTCGCCTTTGAACAAGTGTTCAAAAACGCCTTGACCACCCTGCCTATGGGCGGCGGCAAAGGCGGCTCCGACTTCGATCCCAAAGGCAAATCCGACGCCGAAGTGATGCGTTTCTGCCAAGCCTTTATGAACGAACTCTACCGCCACATCGGCCCGAACACCGACGTACCTGCGGGCGACATCGGCGTAGGCGGCCGCGAAATCGGCTTCCTCTTCGGTCAATACAAAAAAATCCGCAACGAATTTGCCTCCGTCCTGACCGGCAAAGGCCTCGAATGGGGTGGCAGCCTCATCCGTCCTGAAGCGACCGGCTACGGTACCGTGTACTTCGCCCAATCCATGCTGCAAACGCGCGGCGATTCGATTGAAGGCAAACGCGTGCTGATTTCCGGCTCCGGCAACGTCGCACAATACGCCGCCGAAAAAGCCATCCAACTGGGTGCGAAAGTGCTGACCGTTTCCGACTCCAACGGCTTCGTCCTCTTCCCCGATAGCGGCATGACCGAAGACCAACTCGCCGCGCTTATCGAGCTGAAAGAAGTCCGCCGCGAACGTGTTTCCACCTATGCCAAAGAACAAGGTTTGAAATACTTTGAAAACCAAAAACCGTGGGGCGTTGCCGCCGAAGTCGCCCTGCCCTGCGCGACCCAAAACGAATTGGACGAAGAAGCCGCCAAAACCTTGCTGGCAAACGGCTGCTACGTCGTTGCCGAAGGTGCGAACATGCCTTCTACTTTGGGCGCGGTCGAACAGTTCGTCAAAGCGGGCATCCTGTATGCGCCGGGCAAAGCCTCCAACGCCGGCGGCGTGGCAACTTCAGGCTTGGAAATGAGCCAAAACGCCGTCCGTCTGGCCTGGAGCCGCGAAGAAGTCGACCAACGCTTGTTCGACATCATGCAAAGCATCCACGAATCCTGCCTGAAATACGGCACTGAAAACGGTAAAACCAACTACGTCAACGGTGCGAACATCGCCGGTTTCGTCAAAGTCGCCGATGCGATGCTGGCGCAAGGCATTGTGTAA
- a CDS encoding thymidylate synthase — protein MKAYLDLMRHVLENGTDKSDRTGTGTRSVFGYQMRFDLSQGFPLLTTKKLHLRSIIHELLWFLKGDTNIKYLKDNNVSIWDEWADENGDLGPVYGYQWRSWPAPDGRHIDQIANVVEQIKKTPDSRRLIVSAWNPALVDEMALPPCHALFQFYVANGKLSCQLYQRSADIFLGVPFNIASYALLTMMIAQVCGLEAGEFIHTLGDAHLYSNHFEQAKLQLSRDTRTLPVMKINPEVKDLFAFKFEDFDLEGYDPHPHIKAAVAV, from the coding sequence ATGAAAGCCTACCTCGATTTAATGCGCCACGTTCTCGAAAACGGTACCGATAAATCCGACCGTACCGGTACAGGCACTCGTTCGGTGTTCGGCTATCAAATGCGCTTCGATTTGAGTCAAGGCTTTCCGCTGCTGACTACCAAAAAGCTGCACCTGCGCTCGATTATCCATGAGCTGCTTTGGTTTCTCAAAGGCGATACCAACATCAAATATTTGAAAGATAATAATGTTTCCATTTGGGACGAATGGGCGGACGAAAATGGCGACTTGGGGCCTGTGTACGGCTACCAATGGCGCAGTTGGCCTGCACCCGACGGTCGCCATATCGACCAAATTGCCAACGTCGTGGAGCAAATCAAGAAAACCCCCGATTCCCGCCGCCTGATTGTGTCGGCATGGAATCCCGCGCTGGTAGACGAAATGGCATTGCCGCCCTGCCATGCGCTGTTTCAGTTTTACGTTGCCAACGGCAAATTGTCCTGCCAGCTTTACCAACGCAGCGCAGATATTTTCCTCGGTGTGCCGTTCAACATTGCCAGTTACGCGCTGTTGACCATGATGATTGCCCAAGTCTGCGGGTTGGAGGCGGGCGAATTTATCCATACTTTGGGCGATGCGCATCTGTACAGCAACCATTTCGAACAGGCAAAACTGCAATTGAGCCGCGACACCCGCACGCTGCCGGTGATGAAAATCAATCCGGAAGTCAAAGACTTGTTTGCATTCAAGTTTGAAGATTTCGACTTGGAAGGTTACGACCCGCATCCGCACATCAAGGCCGCAGTGGCGGTGTAG
- a CDS encoding glycosyl hydrolase family 28-related protein has product MGGINIASALPKQTHGTTNITGRQNAQPTKINANKAKLTPFEAKLLAQAKAAADKKAAQDRAEAAHKASVAAAQAKIAAEKKAAQERAEAAHKAAMAAAQAKAAAEKKAAQERAQAAHKAAMAAAQEKAAAAKKAAQEKAYALHKAAMAAAEKKALEAKKAAQEKAEAERKAAREKAEADRIALEQKHEFDRKAAIITAREKAEAARKAADAAVKAELAEKKRAEQIKHSENKSGNHSSSDEETGSHVKNKVSKTGNLSSDKPHADKVTDLSDDDNNAVRQQNNKSVSTAQPAAEKGTTATAHIHHPAEGKQSESGDYKVYESKQYGRYINVNDFGADPTGKKDSLAAIKTALEAAHKEKAMLFMDGTYYISDQIVIDNNTSGVKGIFGAGMGKTQINFDKAQVGIFNSNTNHDDVRAFAGILVDGQNGKTIADLSVRYTNADFYRKGLSYFGKVNGILVNDADNTLISKVEVSGANRAGVTFTSTAALMREAGYKLSYKDRVANGSIDDKYDSLPLGENNRIVDSNLHHNRVAGALVSYQKNFLGEGNLLSWNGHQDDGGTGYGIAAAAGSYNYGITYRKNTTDHNYRKGLDVHDGTDVLIENNTLNGDRLYGIAVYNRQFSLDNVKISGNVITQDTSFRLAVDDTPGYDYHMYSGIQIQTNTQRRDLHTKDKGYFDISNNTINNLEVYKDNIQTYGIEFRNHEQKMDYTLNITGNKISGESTKYLMAVINDTYAPQIKEKGIGTSTINISDNVADIGKIKNGAVPFYIEEHHSDVPMHGSVTLNNNAVTVREESGGYAEFAFMRTNAKEYNVTNNTLSLHGRLDNSIVEVRSTGDGKVNANLNMANNTLVTDIKGPIYKTWLRYESDIDVYSDSNTHNGDTLDNVNNKDSNLSLSDVLVSVSKNINTIQDSVYSYQHKTLPVTEDHVHTNGIL; this is encoded by the coding sequence ATGGGTGGAATAAATATCGCCAGCGCACTGCCTAAGCAAACCCACGGCACAACCAATATTACAGGAAGGCAAAATGCGCAACCAACCAAGATTAACGCGAACAAAGCCAAACTGACCCCTTTTGAAGCCAAGCTGCTTGCCCAAGCAAAAGCTGCGGCCGACAAAAAAGCCGCTCAGGATAGAGCTGAAGCCGCACATAAAGCTTCTGTAGCTGCTGCTCAAGCCAAAATTGCTGCCGAAAAAAAAGCCGCTCAAGAAAGAGCAGAAGCTGCACATAAAGCCGCCATGGCTGCTGCACAAGCCAAAGCAGCTGCCGAAAAAAAGGCTGCCCAAGAAAGAGCTCAAGCCGCACATAAAGCCGCTATGGCAGCCGCCCAGGAAAAAGCCGCTGCAGCAAAAAAAGCCGCCCAGGAAAAAGCCTATGCTTTACATAAAGCCGCAATGGCAGCAGCTGAGAAAAAAGCCCTCGAAGCAAAAAAAGCTGCACAAGAAAAAGCGGAAGCCGAGCGCAAAGCAGCCAGGGAGAAAGCGGAAGCCGACCGTATAGCCTTGGAGCAAAAACATGAATTTGATCGTAAAGCAGCCATCATCACTGCCCGCGAAAAAGCAGAAGCAGCACGTAAGGCGGCCGATGCGGCTGTAAAAGCCGAATTAGCAGAGAAAAAACGTGCCGAACAAATCAAACATTCGGAAAATAAATCCGGCAACCATTCTTCATCCGATGAAGAAACGGGCAGCCATGTAAAAAATAAAGTCTCCAAAACAGGCAATCTGTCCTCCGATAAACCCCATGCAGACAAAGTAACCGACCTTTCTGATGACGACAATAATGCAGTACGTCAGCAAAACAACAAAAGCGTTTCTACCGCGCAACCTGCTGCTGAAAAAGGAACGACTGCGACTGCCCATATCCATCATCCTGCCGAAGGCAAGCAATCGGAATCCGGCGACTATAAAGTATATGAGTCCAAACAATATGGCCGTTACATTAATGTAAATGATTTCGGCGCAGATCCGACAGGTAAAAAAGACAGCCTGGCGGCTATCAAAACCGCGCTCGAAGCTGCTCATAAAGAAAAAGCCATGCTGTTTATGGACGGCACTTATTACATTTCTGACCAAATCGTTATCGACAATAATACCTCCGGCGTTAAAGGCATCTTCGGTGCTGGCATGGGCAAAACCCAAATCAACTTTGACAAAGCTCAAGTTGGTATATTCAATTCCAACACCAACCACGATGATGTTCGGGCTTTTGCAGGCATCTTGGTAGATGGTCAAAATGGCAAAACGATTGCCGACCTATCCGTTCGATACACCAACGCCGACTTCTACCGCAAAGGTTTAAGCTATTTCGGTAAAGTAAACGGCATTTTAGTCAACGATGCAGACAACACCCTGATCAGCAAAGTGGAAGTATCCGGTGCAAACCGTGCAGGCGTAACCTTTACCTCTACCGCTGCACTCATGCGCGAAGCAGGCTACAAACTGTCTTATAAAGACCGTGTTGCCAACGGCTCCATCGACGACAAATACGATTCACTGCCTTTAGGTGAAAATAACCGTATTGTTGACTCCAACCTGCACCACAACCGCGTTGCCGGCGCACTGGTTTCCTATCAAAAGAATTTCCTCGGAGAAGGCAACCTCTTGTCCTGGAACGGACACCAAGATGATGGCGGCACAGGCTACGGCATCGCCGCTGCTGCAGGTAGCTACAATTATGGCATCACCTACCGCAAAAATACGACCGACCACAACTACCGGAAAGGTCTTGACGTACATGACGGCACAGACGTCTTAATTGAAAACAACACACTAAATGGCGACCGCCTGTACGGTATTGCGGTCTATAACCGCCAATTCTCGCTGGACAACGTCAAAATATCCGGCAATGTCATCACACAAGACACTTCATTCCGCCTTGCGGTCGATGACACTCCGGGATACGACTATCATATGTATTCCGGTATCCAAATACAGACCAATACGCAACGCCGGGATTTACATACCAAAGATAAAGGCTATTTTGACATCAGCAACAACACAATCAATAACTTGGAGGTCTATAAAGACAATATCCAAACCTATGGTATCGAATTCCGCAACCATGAACAAAAAATGGATTACACACTTAACATTACCGGTAACAAAATCAGCGGCGAATCGACCAAATACCTGATGGCGGTTATCAATGATACCTACGCTCCTCAAATCAAGGAAAAAGGTATCGGCACCAGCACCATCAACATCAGTGATAATGTTGCCGATATTGGCAAAATAAAGAACGGGGCCGTTCCTTTCTATATTGAAGAACATCACTCCGACGTACCGATGCACGGTTCGGTTACGCTGAACAACAATGCCGTTACCGTTCGTGAAGAATCGGGCGGTTATGCCGAATTTGCGTTTATGCGAACAAATGCCAAGGAATATAACGTTACCAACAATACCCTGTCGCTGCACGGACGCCTGGATAACAGCATCGTTGAAGTCCGCAGCACAGGCGACGGCAAGGTTAATGCTAATTTAAATATGGCAAACAATACCTTGGTAACGGACATCAAAGGCCCAATCTACAAAACCTGGTTGCGTTATGAGTCCGATATTGATGTTTATTCCGACTCCAACACCCATAACGGAGACACACTTGATAATGTCAATAACAAAGATAGCAACCTCAGCCTGTCGGACGTATTGGTCAGCGTCAGCAAAAATATCAACACTATTCAAGACTCCGTTTATTCCTACCAGCACAAAACCTTACCGGTAACGGAAGACCACGTGCACACCAACGGCATCCTATAA